From Oreochromis aureus strain Israel breed Guangdong linkage group 4, ZZ_aureus, whole genome shotgun sequence, a single genomic window includes:
- the LOC116318385 gene encoding hemoglobin subunit beta-like, with amino-acid sequence MVVWTDFERTTIQDIFSKIDYAVVGQAAFSRCLIVYPWTQRYFGGFGNLYNAAAITTNPKVASHGKVIMEALEKAVKDMDNIKATYAELSALHSEKLQVDPDNFMLLGDCLTIVVASQLGKNFTAEVHAAFQKFLAVVVSSLRRQYY; translated from the exons ATGGTTGTGTGGACAGACTTTGAGCGCACCACGATCCAGGACATCTTCTCCAAGATCGACTATGCGGTCGTTGGGCAAGCAGCTTTTTCCAG GTGTTTGATTGTCTACCCCTGGACTCAGAGGTATTTTGGTGGATTTGGAAACCTCTACAATGCTGCTGCTATCACAACAAATCCAAAGGTTGCGTCTCATGGAAAAGTTATCATGGAAGCTCTGGAAAAAGCAGTGAAGGACATGGACAACATCAAGGCCACATATGCAGAGCTGAGCGCGCTGCACTCTGAGAAACTGCAGGTGGACCCTGACAATTTCATG CTCCTGGGTGACTGCCTGACCATTGTGGTTGCTTCTCAATTGGGTAAAAACTTCACTGCTGAGGTTCACGCAGCTTTCCAGAAGTTCCTGGCAGTGGTGGTGTCCTCCCTCAGAAGACAGTACTACTAA
- the LOC116318390 gene encoding hemoglobin embryonic subunit alpha-like, with amino-acid sequence MTSLSAKDKDTVKAFWAKVAGKEEQIGCDAVSRMLTVYPQTKTYFSHWKDLSPGSAPVRKHGATVMAAVTDAVSKIDDLTGGLLSLSELHAFTLRVDPANFKVLAHNLLVVLATVFPNDFTPEVHVAMDKFLAAVAHALSEKYR; translated from the exons ATGACCAGTCTTTCTGCTAAGGACAAGGACACAGTCAAAGCCTTTTGGGCTAAAGTGGCTGGCAAGGAGGAACAAATTGGCTGTGATGCCGTCTCCAG GATGCTGACAGTGTACCCTCAGACCAAGACTTACTTCTCCCACTGGAAGGACCTGAGCCCCGGCTCTGCCCCGGTGAGGAAACACGGAGCAACCGTGATGGCTGCAGTTACTGATGCTGTCAGCAAAATTGACGATCTCACCGGTGGTCTTCTGAGCCTCAGCGAGCTGCACGCCTTCACTCTGAGGGTTGACCCTGCTAACTTCAAG GTTCTTGCTCACAACCTCCTCGTGGTTCTGGCCACTGTGTTCCCCAACGATTTCACTCCTGAGGTCCATGTGGCAATGGACAagtttctggctgctgtggCTCATGCATTGTCTGAGAAATACCGTTAA
- the LOC120439934 gene encoding hemoglobin subunit beta-like: MVVWTDFERTTIQDIFSKINYAVVGQAAFSRCLIVYPWTQRYFGGFGNLYNAAAITSNPRVASHGKVIMEALEKAVKDMDNIKATYAELSALHSEKLQVDPDNFMLLGDCLTIVVASQLGKAFTAEVHAAFQKFLAVVVSSLRKQYY; the protein is encoded by the exons ATGGTTGTGTGGACAGACTTCGAGCGCACCACGATCCAGGACATCTTCTCCAAGATCAACTATGCGGTCGTTGGACAAGCAGCTTTTTCCAG GTGTCTGATTGTGTACCCCTGGACTCAGAGGTATTTCGGTGGATTTGGAAACCTCTACAATGCTGCTGCCATCACATCAAACCCAAGGGTTGCGTCTCATGGAAAAGTTATCATGGAAGCTCTGGaaaaagctgtgaaggacatggaCAACATCAAGGCCACATATGCAGAGCTGAGCGCGCTGCACTCTGAGAAACTGCAGGTGGACCCTGACAATTTCATG CTCCTGGGTGACTGCCTGACCATTGTGGTTGCTTCCCAGTTGGGTAAAGCCTTCACTGCTGAGGTCCACGCGGCTTTTCAGAAGTTCCTGGCAGTGGTGGTGTCCTCCCTCAGAAAGCAGTACTACTAG
- the LOC120439838 gene encoding hemoglobin embryonic subunit alpha-like: protein MTTLSEKDKNIVKTFWAKVAGREEDIGCDAVSRMLTVYPQTKTYFSHWKDLSPGSDPVRKHGGIVMAAVTDAVSKIDDLTGALLSLSELHAFTLRVDPANFKVLSHNLLVVLSTTFPNDFTPEVHVAIDKFLTAVALALSEKYR from the exons ATGACGACCCTTTCCGAAAAGGACAAGAACATAGTCAAAACGTTTTGGGCTAAAGTGGCTGGCAGGGAGGAGGACATCGGTTGTGatgctgtctccag GATGCTGACAGTGTACCCTCAGACCAAGACTTACTTCTCCCACTGGAAGGACCTGAGTCCCGGTTCTGACCCGGTGAGGAAACACGGAGGAATTGTGATGGCTGCAGTTACTGATGCCGTCAGCAAAATTGATGATCTGACCGGAGCTCTTCTGAGCCTCAGTGAGCTGCACGCCTTCACTCTGAGAGTGGACCCTGCAAACTTCAAG GTTCTCTCTCACAACCTCCTCGTGGTACTGTCCACCACATTCCCCAACGACTTCACCCCCGAGGTCCACGTGGCTATTGACAAGTTTCTGACTGCGGTGGCGCTTGCCCTGTCTGAAAAGTACCGATAA
- the LOC120439933 gene encoding hemoglobin subunit beta-like, which translates to MVVWTDFERTTIQDIFSKIDYAVVGQAAFSRCLIVYPWTQRYFGGFGNLYNAAAITSNPKVAAHGKVIMEALEKAVKDMDNIKATYAELSALHSEKLQVDPDNFMLLGGCLTIVVASQLGKAFTAEVHAAFQKFLAVVVSSLRKQYY; encoded by the exons ATGGTTGTGTGGACAGACTTCGAGCGCACCACGATCCAGGACATCTTCTCCAAGATCGACTATGCGGTCGTTGGACAAGCAGCTTTTTCCAG GTGTCTGATTGTGTACCCCTGGACTCAGAGGTATTTCGGTGGATTTGGAAACCTCTACAATGCTGCTGCCATCACATCAAATCCAAAGGTTGCTGCTCATGGAAAAGTTATCATGGAAGCTCTGGAAAAAGCCGTGAAGGACATGGACAACATCAAGGCCACATATGCAGAGCTGAGCGCGCTGCACTCTGAGAAACTGCAGGTGGACCCTGACAATTTCATG CTCCTGGGTGGCTGCCTGACCATTGTGGTTGCTTCCCAGTTGGGTAAAGCCTTCACTGCTGAGGTCCACGCGGCTTTTCAGAAGTTCCTGGCAGTGGTGGTGTCCTCCCTCAGAAAGCAGTACTACTAG
- the LOC116321432 gene encoding hemoglobin subunit alpha-1-like, with protein MSLSAKDKETVKAFWAKVSGRAGDIGSDAVARMLTVYPQTKTYFSHWKDLSPGSAPVRKHGGIVVASITDAVNKIDDLAGSLLTLSELHAFTLRVDPANFKILAQNILVVLATMFPVDFTPEVHMALDKFLGALARALSEKYR; from the exons ATGAGTCTTTCTGCAAAGGACAAGGAGACAGTCAAGGCCTTTTGGGCTAAAGTGTCGGGAAGGGCGGGAGACATTGGCAGTGACGCTGTTGCCag GATGCTGACAGTGTACCCTCAGACCAAGACTTACTTCTCCCACTGGAAGGACCTGAGCCCCGGCTCTGCCCCAGTGAGGAAGCACGGAGGAATCGTGGTAGCTTCAATAACCGATGCTGTGAACAAAATCGACGACTTGGCAGGGAGTCTTCTTACCCTCAGTGAGCTGCATGCTTTCACTCTGCGAGTGGACCCTGCAAACTTCaag ATTCTTGCTCAGAACATCCTGGTGGTTCTGGCCACCATGTTCCCCGTCGACTTCACCCCTGAGGTCCACATGGCTTTAGACAAGTTCCTGGGTGCCTTGGCTCGTGCCCTGTCTGAGAAATACCGATAA